ACTTAGAAAGAATAAAAGAAGAGATATAAAATGTTAAAAGATATTATAGAAAACTCTAATTACAAAGATTTAATTAATAAACAAATTCATGACATTATACTTTTTTTATTGGATAACAATCAAGAATTTTCAATAACAGCAAACATTACTCCAATTAGTTTTAATCCCGCTTTACCTGAAGATATTAAATCACAATTGCACAAATTTTCATTATTTGTTTTAAGTAATTATACATATACAACAATTGAAATAAATGAAGAATTCTTAAGTTTTGAAGCTGGTTTTGGAAATGAGAATTTTGGAAGTATTGTAAAGATACCACTTCATGCAGTTTTTCAAATAGTTGTTGATGATTCAATTTTATATCTAAACTCTGTAGCCACAGTTGAAAAGTTTAACAATAATTTAGAAAAAAATTCGTTTAATATATTTAAAAATAATCCAAATAACAAAAAATTTAATTAAAAGATGAAAATTTATTTCATCTTTTAATTGGAGCAAATTTAAATAAAGCACTTCCCCAAGTAAGTCCACCACCAAAAGCATCAAACAGTATTGTTTCACCAGCTTTTATTTTACCTTGTTCAAATGCATAATTCATAGCCATAGGAATTGAAGCAGCTGATGTATTTCCATATTTATCAACTGTAACAACAGTTTGTTCATCACTTAAATCTAAAGCTTCACCTACTGCTTTTATAATTCTATAATTTGCTTGATGAGGAATAAAATGATTTATGTCTTCATTTGTAAGATTATGTTTTTCAAGCATTGTTTTTACATCAGAAGTCAAAGTTTTAACTGCAAGTTTGAAAGTTTCATTTCCTTTCATTTTTATACATGCCATTTTATTTTCTAAAACTTCTTGACTACAAGGATTTTTACTTCCTCCACCAGGTGTTTTAATTAAATCTTCATAGTTTCCATCGCTAGAGCAATTAATATCTATAATTGATTCATTTTTATCATTCGTTGCTGAAATTATAGCTGCTCCTGCTCCATCTCCAAATAGAAAACAAGTCGTTCTATCTGTATAATCTAAAATTGCGCTATACTTTTCTGCACCAACAATTAGTACATTTTTTTTCATTCCTGATTCAATAAATGCTTTTGCAACATTAAGTGCATATACAAATCCTGTACAAGCAGCACTTATATCAAAAGCCATAACATTAGGAAGTCCTAGTTTTGCGGCAATTAAACAAGCTGTTGAAGGCATACATAAAAAATCTGGAGTTACTGTTGCACAAATTACTAAATCAATTTCTTCTTTAGATATACCTGCTCTTTCAATAGCAACTTCAGCAGCACGTGCACCTAAATCAGATGAAGCTTCACCTTCATTTGCAATTCTTCTTTCTTTAATACCAGTTCTTTTAGTAATCCACTCATCACTAGTATCAATTATTTTTTCAAAATCTGCATTTGACATAATCTTTGGAGGAATATAAGCTCCAATAGACCTAAAAGCTGCATAAATCATTAGACATATCCTTAATTATTACAGTAATTAATCTATTTTATTATTACTGTATTCTACTAATCTTTGTTCTATTATACTATCTAAATTTGAACTCGCTGCATTAATTGCTTGGAATATTGCATTTTGAATTGCTTTTGAATTCGATTTTCCATGAGATATAATAACAGGTGCTTTTACTCCAAGTAATGGAGCCCCACCATATTCAGCATAGTCAACTCTTACTTTTAAGTTTTTAAACACTTTTCTCATAAGAACTGCGCCTGCAATTGAGATTAGAGATCTTTTTAAATTCTTTTTAATAATCTTACCTATTGTATCTGCAACACCTTCAGCAGTTTTAAGTAAAATATTACCTATAAAACCATCACAAACAACAACATCAACAGTTCCTTTAAAGATATCACTACCTTCAACATTTCCTGCAAATCCTGGAAGTTTAGATAGTAATTTATAAGCTTCTTTTGTAACTTCATTACCTTTACTGTCTTCTTCACCATTACTTAAAAGTCCAACTATTGGTTCATCAAGTCTTAATGCATATTGAGCATAAACTTGTCCCATAACAGCAAATTCAAATAAATTTTTTGCATCACTATCAACATTTGCTCCAACATCTAAAACCAAAGTATTTTGATTTTCACTTGTTGGCATAAGTGTTGCAATGGCAGGTCTAGAAACACCTTTAATTCTTCCAATTCTTAGTGTTGCTAAAGACATAGAAGCACCTGAATGTCCAGCAGAAACTACTGCATCAGCATTTCCTTCTCTAACTAATTCTATTGCTTTATAAATTGTAGAATCTTTTCTTTTTAATGCATCTGTTGCACTATCATGCATACTAATAACATCATTTGTGTCTAGGATTTCGATTCTTGGTAATAAACCTTGCGGGATAAGAGGTAGAAGTTGTTCTTTATTTCCAACTGCTATTGCTGTGAAGTTGTTGTTTTTTCTGAGAGCTAAAACTAAACCCTCAATTATAGGTTCAGGACCAAAGTCCCCACCCATTGCATCTATTGCTATTCTTAACATTAGTTTTTATATTCACCAGTGTTTGGATTAACCATATGAGGCATTTTCCAAGAACCATCACTATCTTTTACTGGTTTTTTTAACGTAATTTTATAATGAGTTCTTCTTTTTGCTGATCTTGTATGAGATACTCTTCTCTTTGGTACTGCCATTTTAATTCTCCTTAAAATTCTTTTTCAAAATTATCACTATTTTGTAAACAAGTTTTACAAATATAATAATCAGTTTTTATACTATTTAATTCACTTTCAATAATTTCATCAAAGTCAATTAAACTATTTTCAATTTCTATTACTAAAAATTCTTCTTCATTGCCTTTATAGATTCCATCACTTAATAGTAATTTAAGATTTTCATTAACTTCTACTATTTCTGAAATACCACATCTACAGCAATCTATTTCCGTATTACCTTTTAATACTGCTTCAACTTTTACTAACGATGCTGAAATTCTACAAAAAATACCTTCAATTTCTACTGAATTAAATTGTGTTACTAATTCTTTTGTAGTTTGAGGTACTTTTTTAAATTCAATTTTCATTATAAAAGTTATCCTTATATTAAATGATTA
The DNA window shown above is from Arcobacter lacus and carries:
- the rpmF gene encoding 50S ribosomal protein L32, yielding MAVPKRRVSHTRSAKRRTHYKITLKKPVKDSDGSWKMPHMVNPNTGEYKN
- a CDS encoding beta-ketoacyl-ACP synthase III — protein: MIYAAFRSIGAYIPPKIMSNADFEKIIDTSDEWITKRTGIKERRIANEGEASSDLGARAAEVAIERAGISKEEIDLVICATVTPDFLCMPSTACLIAAKLGLPNVMAFDISAACTGFVYALNVAKAFIESGMKKNVLIVGAEKYSAILDYTDRTTCFLFGDGAGAAIISATNDKNESIIDINCSSDGNYEDLIKTPGGGSKNPCSQEVLENKMACIKMKGNETFKLAVKTLTSDVKTMLEKHNLTNEDINHFIPHQANYRIIKAVGEALDLSDEQTVVTVDKYGNTSAASIPMAMNYAFEQGKIKAGETILFDAFGGGLTWGSALFKFAPIKR
- the plsX gene encoding phosphate acyltransferase PlsX, giving the protein MLRIAIDAMGGDFGPEPIIEGLVLALRKNNNFTAIAVGNKEQLLPLIPQGLLPRIEILDTNDVISMHDSATDALKRKDSTIYKAIELVREGNADAVVSAGHSGASMSLATLRIGRIKGVSRPAIATLMPTSENQNTLVLDVGANVDSDAKNLFEFAVMGQVYAQYALRLDEPIVGLLSNGEEDSKGNEVTKEAYKLLSKLPGFAGNVEGSDIFKGTVDVVVCDGFIGNILLKTAEGVADTIGKIIKKNLKRSLISIAGAVLMRKVFKNLKVRVDYAEYGGAPLLGVKAPVIISHGKSNSKAIQNAIFQAINAASSNLDSIIEQRLVEYSNNKID